AATGCGGTCAAACGCTTCTTTTGTTAAATCCGCAATTGTTAGTTCACCCGACTTTAAGCTCTCTTGCAATTGTGCTGATGTGCGCTCAAATACTGTCATGCGAGTGGTTCCTCCTATTACTCCATAATTGATGGTACTTTAATTTGACCTGCTTCTTGTTCTTTTACGTTCAGCATTACTTTTTCAAGAGGTAAGCCTTCTTTTGCTACGTCCTCGCGAAGTACGTTCACTAAAGGTAAAACATGTGAAGTCGGTTCTACATTTGTTGTATCTAGTTCATTTAACTGCTCTGCGAAATCAGTAATTTTCCCTAGTTGTTCAGCAAATTTCTCTGCTTCCTCTTCTGTAATAGCAAGGCGAGCTAAGTGTGCTACGTGTTTTACTTCTTCTTTCGAAATGTTTGCCATTTGTTACACCTCCAAGTTATCGAATCAAATATACCTCGGCAAAATCGGATCATCCGCCGGGTCTATATGTGGAGTCAGTGATTGTTTTGGATACCCGCTGATTCTACATAAACCATGCCCATAATGATAACATTTTTCCTTGTAAAAATCTCCGCTTTAGGAAAAAATCCAGCAAACAATCCCCCACTTATGACGATTTTTCGCCAAATTAACGCATTAACGTAGTGAAGTAGAAATCCTGTGCAAAAAGAAAATACCACACTCGTAAAAGTATGGTATTTTCCGGGGGATTTTACTCATAAATATGAACAAAAGGCTTATCTTCATTCGGTTCTTTAATAATTAGCACTTCCGGTCCGTTAACAGAAGTAATACTCACCGAAATATACAGGTCAAGAGGTAAATGATTAAGCATTAAACCGGTCAAATACTGTGTAAATCCTGTAATTTCAGCCGTTCCGTAAAACTGGATCGGGATTTCGATATCAAGCTTCTGAACTTTTTTGTTTTGATAAAATCCAGTGGCAAACACACTCGTGAAGTTCGAGAAATATTTGTCGACATCCTGCTTGAAGTTTTGGAAGTTCGTATTCAAGTCACGGTATACATCATCCGGCGAACTCATCGGGAAAGTAACGTATTTTTCATCGATTGCTTTCCACTCACCCAATTCTGTTTTTCCTTTATCCGCGAAGTTATAGTCAGTATATGTCCCCGGTACAATCGCATTTCTTTCAGCTTGTTTAAATAAACCAATGACAATCGGAACATCTGCCAGCTCCGGACGGGCACGCAAACGATTGATCACTTCCTGCGCTATTTTTTTACCTTCTGCTTCTATTTTTGCATCAGGAATTTTTTGTTCAAAAAATTCCCCATACTGCTCTTTTTGATAATAGTAAACTGAATTTAACGCTAAACCGATTGAAACACCAGCCAGTTTTACTTTGTTCTCATCTGTTTTTGTTAAATAATTTTGTTCCACAATATGTGCCAAATAAACCGGAGCTTCTGTCGCTTTTACAGTCGGATCCATTTCCTTGCCTGTCGCCTCATCCACACTTGACGGGTTTAGACCTTGGTACTCCGGTCCTTTGTCTTCTGTTTGATTTGGACGGGCTAACCAGTATTTCAATGTATTCTCATCTAAATACTGACCTTCCTGGAAATAATAGTTTTCCGTATCGAAATGATTTTGCGAAATACGCATTAAGCCTGTTTCGACTTCCTTCATATCGTACTTCGTATAAATATTGGAAACAACTAAACCACGACTTGCACTTTCCTTATAAGGAATCAATACGCGATAAAATTTATCGTTTATTTGCATGTTCGGGATAATTGTTGTTTCCACAGCTTGTTCTGTATCTGATTCTTGCGTCAGTTCTGTATCAGGTGTAAGGTTTGGTGCACACGCTGACAACATCGCCGCTACAATTACCGCAGGTATCCAGCGATAACGTTTCATGAGAGCAAGTCCCCTTTACTATATTAATTGTTCGATTAGGCGCACTTCATCCCAAATTTCAATGCCTAAGCTTTGAGCCTTTTCAAGCTTCGAGCCTGCATCTTCTCCGACTATTACAAGGTCTGTTTTTTTACTGACACTCCCTGCAACCGTACCACCTAACTGTTCTATTTTCGCCTTTGCTTCGTTACGTGTCAATTGCTGCAATTTACCTGTCAGTACAATTGTTTTTCCTGCAAAAGGATTTGCCCCTGCTTCCACGACAATTTTCTTGCCTTTATAGGACATATTTAAGCCAAATCCTTTTAGGCGTTCGATTAATTGTTGTACTTGCTCGTTTGCAAAATACGCTACAATCGATTCGGCCATTTTATCGCCAATTTCATGAATATCTTTCAATTCCTCTTCAGTAGCGACCATTAGTGCATCGATTGTTTCAAACTGAGCTGCCAAAATCTTGGCTGCTTTTTCCCCAACATGGCGGATGCCAAGACCGAACAGTAATCGTTCCAGGGAATTTTCTTTTGACTGAATAAGCGCTTCAACTAAATTCGTCGCTGATTTTTGTCCCATTCGCTCCAGGTTGATCAGCTGCTCTACTGTAAGTTCATATAGTCCAGCTACATCTTGAATATAGCCTTCGCGAAGCAGCTGTTCTACTACCTTTTCGCCAAGACCGTCGATATTCATTGCATTGCGTGATACGAAATGCTTCACACCTTCCGCAATTTGCGCAGGACATTGCGGATTCACACAGCGCAATGCTACATCGGTATCAATACGTACCACTTCTTCTTCACACGCAGGACAATGTGTCGGCATTTTATATGGTACGGCGTCATCCGGTCGCTGCTCCAGAACAACTCCCACAATTTGCGGAATAATATCCCCTGCTTTTCGTACGATGACCGTATCATCGATTCGAATATCCTTTTCACGGATCAGGTCTTCATTGTGCAATGACGCACGGCTCACAGTAGTCCCCGCAACAAGCACCGGTGTTAAAATCGCTGTTGGAGTAATAACCCCTGTGCGACCTACCGTCAGTTCAATATCCAATAATTTTGTTATAACTTCTTCAGCTGGGAATTTGTAGGCAATTGCCCAGCGCGGCGATTTTGCTGTAAAGCCAAGCTCATCCTGATGGGCATAGCGATTCACTTTGATAACGATACCATCAATTTCATACGATAAATTTGGGCGCGCTTCTGTCCACTTTTCTATAAACGCCAAAACGTCCTCAATAGTTTCGCAATACTCACGTTCTTTATTTGATGGAAAACCTAGCTCCTCCAAATACTTGAGCATTTCCCAATGCCCGTCTATGCCATAGCTTTCTCCATCCCCGCCAACTGCATATATAAACGTCGATAAATTTCGGCTTGCCGCAATTTTCGGATCTAATTGACGCAACGATCCTGCTGCCGCGTTTCGAGGATTTGCAAATAGCTCCTCGCCATTTTCAGCACGACGTTCATTCAGTTTCTCAAAAGACTTTTTGGGCATATAGGCTTCGCCGCGAACTTCTAATGTCACTGGTTCTTTTAAACGTAAAGGAATGGCACGGATTGTTTTCAGATTGGCTGTAATATCTTCCCCTACTGTTCCGTCACCACGTGTAGCACCTTGTACAAATATCCCGTTTTCATAGCGCAGAGATATGGCCAAACCATCAATTTTCAGCTCACATACATACGAGTAATTTTTACCGATTGCCTGCTCGATTTTCCGGTCAAAATCACGCAGATTTTCTTCATTGAAAGCATTCGACAAACTAAGCATTGCTGTTTCATGCGTTACCTTTTTAAAGCCTTCCAATACCATGCCACCGACACGCTGAGTAGGAGAATCAGGATAAATAAATTCCGGATTTGCTTCCTCTAATGCGATAAGTTCATGTAAAAGCTGATCATATACACTATCTTCTACTACCGGTCTATCCAATACATAATACGCATAGCCATACTCATGAAGAAGCTTGTTCAATTCCGCAATTCTTTGTTCTATTTCATTCATCAAATGTTCCTCCTAAGCTTTCGTAATCGGCGCAAATTTCGCTAGTAGACGTTTTATTCCAGTTGGTGATGGGAAAGCGATGTCCAGTTCCATTCCATCACCTTCACCTTTTACGCTTACTACCATACCGACACCCCATTTACCATGGGCAGCTTTGTCGCCTACTTTCCAATCAAACTTATCTCCGCCAGTAGAATTCAGACGTGACGTTTGGGAAGCAGGTGCCTGCACACTTCCTAATGAACGCTTCGGCATACGGTCATAACGGTTCGATTTAAACGGTAATGAATCATCACGATATGATGTAGTATTTGCTTTTGAAACTTGCTCTAACACATTTTCATCAATTTCGCGTAAA
This Solibacillus isronensis DNA region includes the following protein-coding sequences:
- the gatC gene encoding Asp-tRNA(Asn)/Glu-tRNA(Gln) amidotransferase subunit GatC translates to MANISKEEVKHVAHLARLAITEEEAEKFAEQLGKITDFAEQLNELDTTNVEPTSHVLPLVNVLREDVAKEGLPLEKVMLNVKEQEAGQIKVPSIME
- a CDS encoding CamS family sex pheromone protein; the encoded protein is MKRYRWIPAVIVAAMLSACAPNLTPDTELTQESDTEQAVETTIIPNMQINDKFYRVLIPYKESASRGLVVSNIYTKYDMKEVETGLMRISQNHFDTENYYFQEGQYLDENTLKYWLARPNQTEDKGPEYQGLNPSSVDEATGKEMDPTVKATEAPVYLAHIVEQNYLTKTDENKVKLAGVSIGLALNSVYYYQKEQYGEFFEQKIPDAKIEAEGKKIAQEVINRLRARPELADVPIVIGLFKQAERNAIVPGTYTDYNFADKGKTELGEWKAIDEKYVTFPMSSPDDVYRDLNTNFQNFKQDVDKYFSNFTSVFATGFYQNKKVQKLDIEIPIQFYGTAEITGFTQYLTGLMLNHLPLDLYISVSITSVNGPEVLIIKEPNEDKPFVHIYE
- the ligA gene encoding NAD-dependent DNA ligase LigA, which produces MNEIEQRIAELNKLLHEYGYAYYVLDRPVVEDSVYDQLLHELIALEEANPEFIYPDSPTQRVGGMVLEGFKKVTHETAMLSLSNAFNEENLRDFDRKIEQAIGKNYSYVCELKIDGLAISLRYENGIFVQGATRGDGTVGEDITANLKTIRAIPLRLKEPVTLEVRGEAYMPKKSFEKLNERRAENGEELFANPRNAAAGSLRQLDPKIAASRNLSTFIYAVGGDGESYGIDGHWEMLKYLEELGFPSNKEREYCETIEDVLAFIEKWTEARPNLSYEIDGIVIKVNRYAHQDELGFTAKSPRWAIAYKFPAEEVITKLLDIELTVGRTGVITPTAILTPVLVAGTTVSRASLHNEDLIREKDIRIDDTVIVRKAGDIIPQIVGVVLEQRPDDAVPYKMPTHCPACEEEVVRIDTDVALRCVNPQCPAQIAEGVKHFVSRNAMNIDGLGEKVVEQLLREGYIQDVAGLYELTVEQLINLERMGQKSATNLVEALIQSKENSLERLLFGLGIRHVGEKAAKILAAQFETIDALMVATEEELKDIHEIGDKMAESIVAYFANEQVQQLIERLKGFGLNMSYKGKKIVVEAGANPFAGKTIVLTGKLQQLTRNEAKAKIEQLGGTVAGSVSKKTDLVIVGEDAGSKLEKAQSLGIEIWDEVRLIEQLI